In Garciella nitratireducens DSM 15102, a genomic segment contains:
- the gpr gene encoding GPR endopeptidase, with protein MENISIRTDLAVEAREMVQEETKKEVPGVAVNVEQQGDIKITRVKIEKEVGQKIMGKPIGNYITLEIPQIREKGEKFKEDLAQELAKELNTMVHKKVNKDATTLVVGLGNWNITPDSLGPKVISKLMVTRHLLENIPDMVDQELTPVCAISPGVLGITGIETSEIVKGIVEKIKPNLVIAIDALASRRAERVNTTIQMTDSGINPGSGVGNKRKALNKDSLGIPVIAIGIPTVVDATTLANDTIDLMLDAMIKEATQGKEFYNMLKEINREEKHMLIRQILHPYVGDLMVTPKEVDLIIDDISLVVANGINIALHPGIGLEDVNRYIN; from the coding sequence ATGGAAAATATAAGTATAAGAACGGATCTAGCTGTGGAAGCAAGAGAAATGGTACAGGAAGAGACTAAAAAAGAAGTACCAGGAGTGGCAGTAAATGTAGAACAACAAGGAGATATAAAGATTACAAGAGTAAAAATTGAAAAAGAAGTTGGACAAAAAATTATGGGAAAGCCGATAGGAAATTATATTACTTTAGAAATTCCTCAAATTAGAGAAAAAGGGGAGAAATTTAAGGAGGATCTTGCTCAAGAATTAGCAAAAGAATTAAATACAATGGTGCATAAGAAAGTGAATAAAGATGCTACTACTTTAGTTGTTGGTTTGGGGAATTGGAATATTACTCCAGATTCTTTAGGACCAAAAGTAATTTCTAAATTAATGGTAACTCGACATCTTTTAGAAAACATTCCTGATATGGTAGATCAAGAATTAACACCAGTGTGCGCCATATCTCCTGGAGTTTTAGGAATTACTGGAATTGAAACCAGTGAAATCGTAAAAGGGATAGTAGAAAAAATAAAGCCTAATTTAGTAATTGCAATTGATGCTTTAGCATCAAGAAGAGCGGAAAGAGTAAATACCACGATACAAATGACAGATTCAGGAATTAATCCTGGTTCTGGAGTAGGAAATAAGAGAAAGGCTCTAAATAAAGATAGCTTGGGAATACCAGTAATTGCTATTGGAATTCCTACGGTTGTAGATGCTACTACCTTAGCTAATGATACTATCGATTTAATGTTAGATGCCATGATTAAAGAAGCAACTCAAGGAAAAGAATTTTATAATATGTTAAAGGAAATTAATAGAGAAGAAAAACATATGTTAATTCGTCAGATTTTACATCCTTATGTAGGAGATCTAATGGTAACTCCTAAAGAGGTCGATTTAATCATTGATGATATTTCTTTAGTAGTAGCTAATGGAATTAATATTGCACTTCATCCTGGAATAGGGCTAGAAGATGTCAATCGATATATAAACTGA